The Sphingorhabdus lutea genome segment CCTTGTCCAATGGGGATGAAATTGAAATTGTGCATTTTGTGGGCGGCGGTTAATAGGCTCTGCACCATAAACGAAAAAAATATAATATTGATATAAATTGAAAGAGACGATGATGACGAGCGCAACTGATAATTTGCAAAAGGACCAATGGAGCGTTGCGGGCCGCACTTTTAACAGCCGCTTAATCGTCGGAACTGGGAAATATAAGGATTTTGAGCAAAATGCGGCGGCGGTCGCCGCATCGGGCGCCCAAATTGTGACCGTGGCCGTGCGCCGCGTTAACGTGTCCGATCCCAAAGCGCCCATGTTAACCGATTATATCGATCCTAAAAAAATCACCTATTTGCCCAATACGGCAGGATGTTTTAACGCCGAAGACGCGATTAGGACATTGCGCTTGGCACGTGAAGCTGGCGGATGGGATTTGGTGAAATTAGAGGTATTGGGCGAGGCAAGGACATTATATCCCAATATGCGCGAAACATTAACCGCGACCGAAACATTGGCAAAGGAAGGTTTCCTGCCCATGGTATATTGTGTTGATGATCCGATTGCCGCCAAACAATTGGAGGATGCGGGCGCGGTGGCGGTCATGCCGCTGGGTGCGCCAATTGGTTCGGGACTTGGCATTCAAAATCAGGTGACAATAAGATTGATTGTCGAGGGGGCATCTGTTCCTGTCCTGGTTGATGCGGGGGTTGGCACGGCCAGCGATGCAGCCGTCGCGATGGAGCTGGGCTGTGACGGGGTGTTGATGAACACCGCCATTGCAGAGGCAAAAGACCCGATAATGATGGCCCGCGCCATGAAATTATCCGTCGAATCGGGGCGGCTCGCCTATCTTTCAGGGCGTATGGGACGGCGCAAATATGCCGATCCGTCCAGCCCCTTGGCTGGCCTGATATAGTTTCACCATCAACTTTATAGCCGTTCATCGGCACATTTTTACATTTCATCATGTTGTTTGTCGAAGCAGCGATGATGATGTGCCGATTGTCGAAACCCGCTGTTAAAATGGGGCAATTTTGCGCATTTTATAAATGCAGGCGGGTGACAACCAAGTTCCCTACTTCTTAACATCGCCCGTCTGCTTCTTCTCCCAAAGGCATGATGCCTTGATTAAAAAAGGAAATGCAGATGAAAAAAATTGGATCAAAATTAAGCGCTTTGGCAATTATCGGATGTGGCGGAACGTCTCTTGCTCTCTCGCCCGTTTATGCGCAGCAAGACAGCATGTCAGCGGTCAATATTTCCTATGCCGATTTGGATTTGACCAGCAAAGCGGGCCAAGAAGCAATGGATAATAGAATTTATGCCGCGTCTAAGAAAGTTTGTGGTTTGTCCGGCGCAAATGGCAAAGAAAGCCTGAAAATACAAAGCGCGCGCCGCGATTGTCAGCAAATTGCCTATAAACAGGCAAAGGTGAAGGTGACCATTGCCATTGCACAAATGAAAAATAATCAGGACGAGAAAGACCAATTTGCGTCAAATAAAGCCGTGATAGTCGGCAATTAATTACCATAAATCATGGATAATATATGGGCGGTTTTCACCGCCCTTTTTTTTCGCAAAAAATATAGATTATTTACCGGCAAGTTTTTTCACATCGGCCAGATATTTACGGCCAATGCGAATTGATTCATCATTATTTAATAACGCAAACCACACCCCGCCGCCCTCATGGCGCAGGCCGCGAATATTATCAGTGCGTATAATATGGCTGCGGTGAATACGTTGAAATGCCGCTGGATTAAGCCTTTCTTCCAAAGAGCTGATGGTTTGATGCAATAAATAGCTGCGTTCACCGGTGAACAGGCGCATATAATCGCGCTCCGCCTCAATCCGCCTAATATCATCGGCGGCCACGCGAATTAACTCGCTGCGGTGGGAAACCCAAAATTCCTGTGTATATTTGTCATTTGACGGGGATGGGCTATCATTATCCTCTCCGATACTTTCGGCGGCGCGGCTAATTGCGCGGCCCAATCTTTCGGGGGCAACGGGTTTTAACACATAATCGACCACGTCAAGATCAAATGCTTCTAATGCAAAATTATCAAAAGCAGTGATAAAGATGATTTTGGGCTTTTTAGGCAACATGGCTATGCTGCGCGCGGCCTCTATCCCCGTCATGCGCGGCATGGCTATATCCATTAAAATTAAATCGGGCTCTAACGCCTTAATTTTTTCCAATGCTTCTTCGCCATCATTGGCGGTGCCGACAATTTCCAATTCCTTTATATCGCGGCATAATAATTCCAATCGCTCCACGGCCAATGGTTCGTCATCAACAATGATAAGGCGGATAATATCTTTATTTAACAACATTTATTTACCCTTAATTTGGAAGAAGATTATTTTTATATAAGGCGATGGATAATATCACCTGATAGCCGCCATTTTCCATCGGGCCATAGGTCATATTGGCATCAGGGCCAAATCGCACTTCTAAACGGTCGCGTACATTGGCAAGGCCAATGCCATTGCTTTGTCGTTTTTGTTCGTCATTTTGATGGGCGGGCTGTTGCTCTCCATCGTCGCTAATGATGATTTTGGCAAAACCATTATCGGTAAATGCGCGCACCGAAATTGTCACCGGACGGCGTGTGTTTGATACACCATATTTAATGGCATTTTCAATCAATGGCTGCAGGATTAAACCCGGCACGCGCAGATCGATTAAACCATCTTCTATATCAAAATGACATATTAACCGATCGGGATATCTTACCTTTTCAATTGCCAAATATAATTTTTGTAATTCCACTTCCTCGCCCAATGGCACTTCGTCTAGCGGGTCATTGGATAATGAATGGCGATAAAAAGTGGACAGGTTCATAATCATCGCCTCGGCGCTTTGTTTGTCCCCGCGCATGACCAGCGCACTTAATGAATTTAACGTGTTGAACAAAAAATGCGGGTTCACTTGATATCTTAATGACCGCAATTCGCTATCCTTTGCGGCCTGTGCCAAACGGGAAATGCGCCGTTCGGCAAGCCGGACCTCCTTGGAATAGCTTAACGCGATGAACATTAAAGCCCATGATATGATAAAGAAATAGCGACTAATCGCGATTTCTGCGATTTCCTGCCCCTTGGTCACGCCAAATAATTCGCGCGCTTTTTTGGTCAATTCTTGATATTTTTGGGGATCATCAAACAGGCTGACCGGATCGTAAATATTAAACACCCAATAATTAAACACTGCAATCAATATGGCACAGGGAATGGCGCCTATAAATGCCGCCGAAATACGTTCATTTATTGCCTTGCGGTCAAAAAGCCGCAAAAATAAATATAGCATCCATGTCAAAATAATACCCACGGCGGTAACGGTAAAACGGCGCATGGCCAATTCACCTTGTTGCGGAAAATCCATCACCGCAGAGCGCAAAGAGACGATTAACGCATAAAATAACCAAAATCCGATAATGGTCAGCAAGGCCAATTTATTGTCAACCAATGGCCTGTTCGACGTGCGTTTTTCCAATTTGGATAAAATTTTGTTCATAATGGCGACTATAAAAGAAAAATTCTAAAAATATGCATTTTTCACATATGCTGGTCGAACATTTGTCCGGCTTTGTCGAAACATTGAACGAAATTCAGGCATGAGCGGCAAAAAATAATGGTTAACCAAATGCTAATCATATTAAGCGATAAGCATATTTCATCGATATAAAAGGATGGGATATGCAAAAACGTCAGGAAAAAAATACAGGCGGGGTTACATTGATAGAAATAAAGGAATTTGCTTCCTTTGCTGCGGCAACGCAAAGATATATTCGCCGATCCCTTGATGTTGCATTTGAACGTCATGATGCAGTTATTTTATGGTCGCGCGATAGGCAAGAGGCGGCCAGTATCAGCGCTCAAAAAAGCATTTATAAACGATTGCCGGAAATTCGC includes the following:
- a CDS encoding thiazole synthase, encoding MTSATDNLQKDQWSVAGRTFNSRLIVGTGKYKDFEQNAAAVAASGAQIVTVAVRRVNVSDPKAPMLTDYIDPKKITYLPNTAGCFNAEDAIRTLRLAREAGGWDLVKLEVLGEARTLYPNMRETLTATETLAKEGFLPMVYCVDDPIAAKQLEDAGAVAVMPLGAPIGSGLGIQNQVTIRLIVEGASVPVLVDAGVGTASDAAVAMELGCDGVLMNTAIAEAKDPIMMARAMKLSVESGRLAYLSGRMGRRKYADPSSPLAGLI
- a CDS encoding UrcA family protein; protein product: MKKIGSKLSALAIIGCGGTSLALSPVYAQQDSMSAVNISYADLDLTSKAGQEAMDNRIYAASKKVCGLSGANGKESLKIQSARRDCQQIAYKQAKVKVTIAIAQMKNNQDEKDQFASNKAVIVGN
- a CDS encoding LytR/AlgR family response regulator transcription factor translates to MLLNKDIIRLIIVDDEPLAVERLELLCRDIKELEIVGTANDGEEALEKIKALEPDLILMDIAMPRMTGIEAARSIAMLPKKPKIIFITAFDNFALEAFDLDVVDYVLKPVAPERLGRAISRAAESIGEDNDSPSPSNDKYTQEFWVSHRSELIRVAADDIRRIEAERDYMRLFTGERSYLLHQTISSLEERLNPAAFQRIHRSHIIRTDNIRGLRHEGGGVWFALLNNDESIRIGRKYLADVKKLAGK
- a CDS encoding sensor histidine kinase, which encodes MNKILSKLEKRTSNRPLVDNKLALLTIIGFWLFYALIVSLRSAVMDFPQQGELAMRRFTVTAVGIILTWMLYLFLRLFDRKAINERISAAFIGAIPCAILIAVFNYWVFNIYDPVSLFDDPQKYQELTKKARELFGVTKGQEIAEIAISRYFFIISWALMFIALSYSKEVRLAERRISRLAQAAKDSELRSLRYQVNPHFLFNTLNSLSALVMRGDKQSAEAMIMNLSTFYRHSLSNDPLDEVPLGEEVELQKLYLAIEKVRYPDRLICHFDIEDGLIDLRVPGLILQPLIENAIKYGVSNTRRPVTISVRAFTDNGFAKIIISDDGEQQPAHQNDEQKRQSNGIGLANVRDRLEVRFGPDANMTYGPMENGGYQVILSIALYKNNLLPN